The DNA window CATTGCGGGCTTTGTCGAACGGACGGGAAGCCTTGGCCGGATCTTCGTGCGAGGCGAGCGCGCCCTGGCTGCGGAAACTGGCGAAAATTCCGAACGTATGGATGCTTTCGGAAACGCCGCCGGCCAGAGCCAGGTCGCATTCGTCCAGTCGCAGCATCTGGGCTGCCTGGATCAGGCCCGCGTTGCCGGCCGCACAGGCGGCGCCAATCGTGTAATGCGGTCCGGTAATGCCCATGTTCAGGGCGACTTCGCCGGCCGGGTTGTTCGCCACGGTGCGCGGGTTGTGGTGGTGCGACCAGACGGACGTGTCGTAATCGTAACCTTTGATCAGAAAAATTTCGTTTTCTGTTTCCACGTTGCCGTGTTCGGTAACGCCGACATAGACGCCCACGCGGGAGCGATCGACATTTTCCCAGTCGATGCCGGCGTCGAGCACGGCTTCGCGTGCACAATACACGCCGACGCTGCCGGCCCGTGTGCCGCGACGAAGGTCTTTTTTTGTCTGGTGGCGGGTCGCTTCGTAATTGCAGATGCCGGCGAGGGTTTCGCCGACGTAGCGAATTTCATAATTCGACACGCCGCTGCGACCTGCGAGCAGACTTTCGCGAAATTCCGCCTGCGTATTGCCGCTCGGCGAGGTCAAACCCAGGCCGGTAATGACAATGCGCTGGGAGTCGGGAAGTTCGTTTGGCGGAACAGCAATCATAGCGCCAACCTGGACCGGGGAAACC is part of the Lignipirellula cremea genome and encodes:
- a CDS encoding beta-ketoacyl-[acyl-carrier-protein] synthase family protein, which encodes MIAVPPNELPDSQRIVITGLGLTSPSGNTQAEFRESLLAGRSGVSNYEIRYVGETLAGICNYEATRHQTKKDLRRGTRAGSVGVYCAREAVLDAGIDWENVDRSRVGVYVGVTEHGNVETENEIFLIKGYDYDTSVWSHHHNPRTVANNPAGEVALNMGITGPHYTIGAACAAGNAGLIQAAQMLRLDECDLALAGGVSESIHTFGIFASFRSQGALASHEDPAKASRPFDKARNGIVVSEGGCMYTVERLSDAKARGARIYGELAGYAMNTDATDFVLPNPERQAECIHLALKRAGLTADQIDIVSTHATGTASGDAQECKALRAVFADCPKVNINNTKSFIGHCMGAAGALELAGNLPSFQDGVCHASINIDDLDPECELPGLVINEPREVGPVNYILNNSFGMLGINSVVIIRKF